The following is a genomic window from Nisaea sediminum.
AGTCAGGCATCGAATTCGCCCCGGACTATGCCGATCTCGGCTTCCGCAGCCACGTGCACGGGTCGATCAAGCTGGATCCGGCAGAGCATATCGACCGCAAGCAGATGCGCTTCATGGGCCCGGGCGCGGCCTATAACTATATCGCGCTGGAACAGGCGATCGCCGATGCGGGGCTCGAGCCGAACGAGGTCAGCAACCCGATGACCGGCATGGTCATGGGCTCCGGCGGCCCCTCCACCTCGAACATGATGAACGCGTTCGACATCGCCCGTGAGAAGGGTCCGAAGCGTGTCGGCCCCTACATGGTGCCGCGGGTGATGTGCAGCACCAATTCCGCGACGCTCTCGACCGCCTTCCAGGTCAAGGGCCTCAGCTACTCGATCTCGTCCGCCTGTTCGACCAGCTCGCACTGCATCGGCAATGCCTACGAGCTGATCCAGATGGGCAAGCAGGACATCATGCTGGCCGGCGGCGGCGAGGAGCTGCACTGGACCCTGTCCGTACTGTTCGACGCCATGGGCGCACTGTCCTCCAAGTACAACGACACGCCGGAAAAGGCCTCGCGCGCCTATGATGCGAACCGCGACGGTTTCGTCATTTCCGGCGGCGGCGGGGTTCTGATCCTCGAGGAACTGGAACGCGCCAAGGCCCGCGGCGCAAAGATCTACGGCGAGATCGTCGGCTACGGCGCGACCTCCGACGGGGTCGACATGGTGGCTCCGTCCGGCGAGGGCGCGGTGCGCTGCATGCAGATGGCCCTCAAGGGCATCGACCAGCCAGTCGATTACATCAATACGCACGGCACGAGCACTCCGGTCGGCGATACAAAGGAGCTGGAAGCGATCCGCGAGGTCTTCGGAAAGCGGAACGCGATTCCCGCGATCAGCTCGACCAAGTCCCTCACCGGTCACTCCCAGGGCGCGACGGGCGTGCACGAGGCGATCTACACGCTGCTGATGATGAAGGACGACTTCATGGCCGCCTCGGCCAATATCGACGAGGTCGATCCCGAAGCGACAGACATGCCGATCCTGCGCGAACGCCGTGACAATGCCGGGATTCGCCTCGCGCTTTCCAACAGTTTCGGGTTCGGCGGAACAAATGCCGTGCTAGCATTTCAGAAGTACGACGCCTGAGCGGAGGGGCGAGCGGGATGACCGACCTGATTGACGACCTTGCCGATCAGCGCGAGGCCGAGAACGTGCCGTTCCAGGGATTGATGGCCGGCAAGCGCGGCCTCGTCATGGGCGTCGCCAACGATCGCTCGATTGCCTGGGGCATTGCCTCCGCGGTCGCGGGCCAGGGGGCGGAACTCGCCTTCACCTATCAGAACGAGAGCCTGAAGAAGCGTGTCGAACCGCTGGCGGGGAGCGTCGGCTCCACGCTCGCGGTGATGTGCGACGTCGGCGATGACGACGCGCTCGACCGTGCCTTCGACGAGATCGGCACCGCTTGGGGCGGTCTCGATTTCGTGCTGCACGCCATCGCCTATTCGGACAAGGGCGAGCTGAAGGGGCGTTATGCCGATACCAGCCGCGAGAATTTTCTCAACACGCTGGATATCTCCTGCTTTTCCTTCACCAACATCGCGCGCCGCGCCTGGCCGCTGATGAAGGATGGCGGGAGCATGCTGACGCTGTCCTATCTCGG
Proteins encoded in this region:
- the fabB gene encoding beta-ketoacyl-ACP synthase I, whose product is MRRVVVTGLGIVSSIGNNAEEVTASLKAGKSGIEFAPDYADLGFRSHVHGSIKLDPAEHIDRKQMRFMGPGAAYNYIALEQAIADAGLEPNEVSNPMTGMVMGSGGPSTSNMMNAFDIAREKGPKRVGPYMVPRVMCSTNSATLSTAFQVKGLSYSISSACSTSSHCIGNAYELIQMGKQDIMLAGGGEELHWTLSVLFDAMGALSSKYNDTPEKASRAYDANRDGFVISGGGGVLILEELERAKARGAKIYGEIVGYGATSDGVDMVAPSGEGAVRCMQMALKGIDQPVDYINTHGTSTPVGDTKELEAIREVFGKRNAIPAISSTKSLTGHSQGATGVHEAIYTLLMMKDDFMAASANIDEVDPEATDMPILRERRDNAGIRLALSNSFGFGGTNAVLAFQKYDA
- a CDS encoding enoyl-ACP reductase FabI, which encodes MAGKRGLVMGVANDRSIAWGIASAVAGQGAELAFTYQNESLKKRVEPLAGSVGSTLAVMCDVGDDDALDRAFDEIGTAWGGLDFVLHAIAYSDKGELKGRYADTSRENFLNTLDISCFSFTNIARRAWPLMKDGGSMLTLSYLGANRTTPNYNVMGVAKAALEASVRYLAADLGEHGIRVNAISAGPMKTLAGSAIADARHTFRFAEKNAPLKRNASLNEVGQAGLYLLSDLSTGVTGEIHYVDGGFHTVAIPKPDREEE